From the genome of Pelobacter propionicus DSM 2379, one region includes:
- a CDS encoding sigma-54 interaction domain-containing protein, whose protein sequence is MTASRAKGGTSNLLSPTEAILESISDGVFTVDMEWVITSFNRAAEEITGVPRREAIGRRCGEVFRSSMCGADCALQRTLKNGKPVIGRSGYIIDADGNRIPISISTAVLRDADGRVIGGAETFRDLSEVETLRRELEGKFSVGDLSSRSPLMQRIFEILPAIAASPSTVMLLGETGTGKEVMARTIHSLGSHSQGPFIAVNCGALPDTLLESELFGYKAGAFTGATRDKPGRFALARGGTIFLDEIGEVSPALQVRLLRVLQERSFEPLGAVTSETSDARVIVATNRDLVEQVRKGLFREDLYYRVNVVRMELPPLRRRKEDIPLLVNRFIERFNHLQLKSVPGISAEALSLLMAHDWPGNIRELENAIERAFILCNEGQIGIGHLSEELRAHRAMAAEGDVRSAHDILDAQAILASLERNNFNRLAAARELGIHKTTLFRRMKRLGIPLPEEDGRSRHAT, encoded by the coding sequence ATGACCGCTTCCCGGGCCAAAGGGGGAACGTCGAACCTGCTCTCTCCCACCGAGGCGATCCTGGAGAGCATCTCCGACGGTGTCTTTACCGTTGACATGGAGTGGGTGATCACCTCCTTCAACCGGGCCGCCGAGGAGATCACCGGTGTGCCGCGCAGGGAGGCCATCGGCCGCCGCTGCGGCGAGGTGTTCCGCTCCAGCATGTGCGGCGCTGACTGCGCGTTGCAGCGCACCCTCAAGAACGGCAAGCCGGTGATCGGCAGGTCGGGCTACATCATCGACGCCGACGGCAACCGCATCCCGATCAGTATCTCCACCGCCGTGCTGCGGGATGCCGATGGACGCGTAATCGGCGGGGCGGAAACCTTCCGCGACCTGTCCGAAGTGGAAACCCTGCGACGGGAGCTGGAGGGTAAGTTCAGCGTGGGGGATCTCTCCAGTCGCAGCCCGCTGATGCAGCGTATCTTCGAGATCCTGCCGGCCATAGCCGCCAGCCCCAGCACGGTCATGCTGCTGGGGGAGACCGGCACCGGCAAGGAGGTCATGGCGCGCACGATCCACTCCTTGGGTTCCCACAGCCAAGGGCCGTTCATCGCGGTCAACTGCGGCGCCCTGCCCGATACCCTGCTGGAGTCGGAGCTGTTCGGCTACAAGGCCGGCGCGTTCACCGGCGCCACCCGGGACAAACCGGGCCGTTTCGCCCTGGCCAGGGGAGGGACGATCTTTCTGGATGAGATCGGCGAAGTGAGCCCGGCCCTGCAGGTGCGCCTGCTGCGGGTGCTCCAGGAGCGGAGTTTCGAGCCGCTGGGGGCGGTCACGTCCGAAACCAGCGACGCGCGGGTAATCGTGGCCACCAACAGGGATCTTGTCGAGCAGGTGCGCAAGGGGCTCTTCCGGGAGGATCTGTACTATCGGGTGAACGTGGTGCGCATGGAACTTCCCCCCCTGCGCCGCAGGAAGGAGGATATCCCCCTGCTGGTGAATCGCTTCATCGAGCGGTTCAACCACCTGCAGCTGAAATCGGTTCCGGGGATCTCCGCCGAGGCGTTGTCGTTGCTCATGGCCCACGACTGGCCGGGAAACATCCGCGAGCTGGAGAATGCCATCGAGCGCGCCTTCATCCTCTGCAACGAGGGGCAGATCGGCATCGGCCACCTCTCCGAGGAACTGCGCGCCCACCGGGCAATGGCAGCGGAAGGCGACGTGCGTTCAGCACACGACATCCTGGATGCCCAGGCTATTCTGGCCTCCCTCGAACGTAACAACTTCAACCGCCTGGCTGCGGCCAGGGAACTGGGTATTCACAAGACGACCCTGTTTCGCAGGATGAAGCGGCTCGGCATCCCC